In Priestia megaterium NBRC 15308 = ATCC 14581, the following proteins share a genomic window:
- a CDS encoding PadR family transcriptional regulator: MRVLKYAILGLLDQKELSGYDITRLFKEEVGNFWSAKHSQIYPELKRLTEEGFIRYETVIQGKKLEKKMYSITEEGRAELSKWLTTIDPIPETTKDEFMLKAYFASSMSIEELKQQIDNQLSSRKVKLTFLKKRMDDLLEQVNHHITVSSPQFGHYLVLSRAQDRETSYINWLERTLNLIEKEQ, translated from the coding sequence ATGAGAGTATTAAAATATGCCATATTAGGGCTCTTAGATCAGAAGGAGCTCAGCGGGTATGACATTACCAGACTTTTTAAAGAAGAGGTCGGTAATTTTTGGAGTGCTAAGCACAGCCAGATTTATCCCGAGTTAAAGCGATTAACAGAAGAGGGTTTTATTCGCTATGAAACCGTGATTCAAGGCAAGAAATTAGAAAAAAAGATGTATTCGATAACGGAAGAAGGAAGAGCCGAGTTAAGCAAGTGGCTCACTACAATTGATCCTATTCCTGAAACAACTAAAGATGAATTTATGTTAAAAGCTTATTTTGCTTCATCCATGTCAATAGAAGAGTTAAAGCAACAAATAGATAATCAGCTATCAAGCAGGAAAGTGAAGCTAACTTTTTTAAAGAAACGAATGGATGACCTTTTGGAACAAGTTAATCATCACATTACCGTTTCGTCTCCTCAATTTGGTCATTATTTGGTGCTATCTCGCGCTCAAGACCGGGAGACAAGCTATATCAATTGGCTTGAACGCACGCTGAATTTAATTGAAAAAGAACAATAA
- a CDS encoding YjcZ family sporulation protein → MGSYGCGYGSGFALLVVLFILLVIIGASCFC, encoded by the coding sequence ATGGGTTCTTACGGATGCGGATACGGCAGTGGATTTGCGCTATTAGTCGTATTATTCATCTTATTAGTTATCATCGGAGCTAGCTGTTTTTGCTAA
- a CDS encoding ABC transporter ATP-binding protein gives MGSLLQINNITGGYTKTPVLKDVSFDVNAGELVGLIGLNGAGKSTTIKHIIGLMEAKKGSVSINNKTFQQDPTGYRSQFTFIPETPVLYDELTLKEHLDMTAMAYGLEPQTYEARLQPLLKEFRLDRKLKWFPAHFSKGMKQKVMIMCAFLVQPSLYIIDEPFLGLDPLGIQSLLDLMTDMKKQGAGILMSTHILATAERYCDKFVILHNGEVRAQGTLKDLQEEFQMRNATLDEIYIELTKEEGYE, from the coding sequence ATGGGTTCTTTATTGCAAATTAACAATATTACAGGGGGATATACAAAAACTCCCGTCTTAAAAGATGTATCGTTTGATGTAAATGCAGGTGAATTAGTCGGGTTAATCGGGTTAAACGGAGCCGGCAAAAGTACAACGATTAAACATATCATTGGATTAATGGAAGCAAAAAAAGGAAGTGTATCCATTAATAATAAAACCTTTCAACAAGATCCGACAGGTTATCGAAGTCAGTTTACGTTTATTCCAGAAACTCCTGTGCTATACGATGAATTAACATTAAAAGAACATTTAGATATGACAGCTATGGCTTATGGACTTGAGCCTCAAACATATGAAGCCCGTCTGCAGCCGCTTTTAAAAGAGTTTCGTTTAGACCGGAAGTTAAAATGGTTCCCTGCGCATTTTTCAAAAGGAATGAAGCAGAAGGTTATGATTATGTGCGCTTTTTTGGTTCAGCCGTCTCTTTATATTATTGATGAACCTTTTTTAGGTTTAGATCCGCTGGGTATTCAATCTTTACTTGATTTGATGACGGATATGAAAAAGCAAGGTGCAGGCATTTTAATGTCCACACACATTTTGGCGACCGCGGAACGCTACTGCGATAAATTTGTTATTCTACATAACGGAGAAGTAAGAGCGCAAGGAACGCTTAAAGACCTTCAAGAAGAATTTCAGATGCGCAATGCTACTCTTGATGAAATTTATATTGAATTAACAAAGGAAGAAGGCTATGAGTAA
- the serC gene encoding 3-phosphoserine/phosphohydroxythreonine transaminase, producing the protein MITLNRAYNFNAGPSALPLPVLQLAQEELVNFKNTGMSVMELSHRSKEFEDVLTHAKETLTELLNIPDTHEILFLQGGASLQFSMIPMNFLAPDQVGAYVLTGAWSEKALKEAKKLGKTAVVASTKEENYRSIPSLDDIKLPKEEIGYLHITSNNTIFGTQWADYPSIEGVDLIADMSSDILCRQIDVSKFSLIYAGAQKNLGPSGVTVVILKKELLKRIPEGLPTMLNYETHVKSNSLYNTPPTFGIYMLSLVLDWIKEQGGVKAIEAQNHKKAKLLYTSMERSNGFYTPHATEESRSIMNVTFTLPTDELTAVFLQQAKEKGFVGLAGHRSIGGCRASIYNAVPLEACEALAAFMDEFAQANA; encoded by the coding sequence GTGATTACGTTAAACAGAGCTTATAATTTTAATGCAGGTCCGTCTGCGCTTCCCCTACCTGTCTTACAACTTGCTCAAGAGGAGCTAGTTAATTTTAAAAATACGGGTATGTCTGTGATGGAATTATCACATCGCAGCAAAGAGTTTGAAGATGTATTAACACATGCTAAAGAAACACTCACGGAATTGCTTAACATTCCAGATACACATGAAATTTTATTCCTGCAGGGCGGAGCAAGCCTGCAATTCTCTATGATTCCAATGAACTTTTTAGCTCCCGATCAAGTCGGTGCATATGTCCTAACCGGAGCATGGTCGGAAAAAGCATTAAAAGAAGCAAAGAAACTTGGAAAAACAGCAGTTGTTGCTTCTACTAAAGAAGAAAATTACCGCTCTATTCCATCTCTAGATGATATAAAGCTTCCAAAAGAAGAGATTGGGTACTTGCATATCACGTCCAACAATACCATCTTTGGTACACAATGGGCTGACTATCCGTCTATCGAAGGAGTAGACTTAATTGCCGACATGTCAAGCGACATTCTTTGCCGTCAAATTGATGTATCTAAGTTCTCTCTCATTTATGCTGGTGCTCAGAAAAACCTCGGACCATCTGGTGTCACGGTTGTCATTTTGAAGAAAGAATTACTTAAACGTATTCCTGAAGGTTTACCAACAATGCTGAATTATGAGACACATGTAAAGAGCAACTCTCTTTACAACACTCCTCCAACGTTTGGCATTTACATGCTTTCACTTGTTTTAGATTGGATTAAAGAACAAGGTGGCGTTAAAGCAATTGAAGCCCAAAATCATAAAAAAGCTAAGTTACTCTACACAAGCATGGAACGTTCAAATGGTTTCTATACCCCTCACGCTACAGAGGAAAGCCGATCAATTATGAACGTAACGTTTACTTTACCGACCGATGAGTTAACGGCTGTGTTTTTACAGCAAGCAAAAGAAAAAGGCTTCGTAGGATTAGCTGGACACCGTTCAATCGGCGGATGCCGCGCTTCTATTTACAATGCTGTACCGCTTGAAGCGTGTGAAGCTCTTGCCGCCTTTATGGATGAATTTGCACAAGCAAACGCATAA
- a CDS encoding HIT family protein codes for MSTHDENCIFCKITRGEIPGAKVFENEHVLAFLDISQVTKGHTLVIPKVHKKDIHELTPEIARNLFEVVPQIANAIKETYSPIGLNILNNNGEKAGQSVFHYHMHIIPRYGEGDGFGAVWKEHTSEYTPEKLQEIAGNISSHLS; via the coding sequence ATGAGCACACATGATGAAAACTGTATTTTTTGCAAAATTACTCGCGGTGAAATCCCAGGTGCAAAAGTATTTGAAAATGAACATGTATTAGCTTTTTTAGACATTAGTCAAGTAACAAAAGGGCATACGCTGGTGATTCCAAAAGTACATAAAAAAGACATTCACGAACTAACGCCGGAAATTGCGCGCAATTTGTTTGAAGTAGTTCCTCAAATCGCAAATGCAATTAAAGAAACATACAGCCCAATCGGCTTAAACATCTTAAATAATAATGGTGAAAAAGCTGGTCAATCCGTGTTTCATTATCATATGCACATTATTCCTCGCTATGGGGAAGGCGATGGATTCGGTGCTGTATGGAAAGAGCATACAAGCGAATACACGCCTGAAAAACTTCAAGAAATCGCTGGCAATATTTCTTCTCACCTTTCTTAA
- the yhaM gene encoding 3'-5' exoribonuclease YhaM: MTKGIAQYEVGEQVDLYFLIKSSTRGIASNGKPFLTVILQDKTGDIEAKLWDASPDDEENYAAQKIVRAAGEVMNYRGRNQLKIRNIRPAQPQDGVRTSDFLEVAPLSQEEMVEHITKSIFEMKNSNVQRITRHLFKKYQTEFLEYPAATKNHHEFVSGLAYHVVSMLKLAESFSTLYPSLNRDLLYAGVILHDLGKVFELSGPVSTIYTVEGNLLGHISIMVNEIGKAAEELAIEGEEVMLLQHLVLSHHGKEEWGSPKKPLIKEAEMLHLIDNVDAKMNMLDRALTKVKPGEFTERIFALDNRSFYKPTID; the protein is encoded by the coding sequence ATGACAAAAGGAATTGCTCAATACGAAGTAGGAGAGCAAGTTGATCTTTATTTTTTAATTAAATCCTCAACGAGAGGAATTGCAAGCAATGGAAAGCCATTTTTAACGGTAATCCTGCAAGATAAAACAGGTGATATTGAAGCCAAGCTGTGGGATGCTTCCCCAGATGACGAGGAAAATTATGCTGCTCAAAAGATTGTGCGAGCTGCTGGAGAAGTAATGAATTACCGGGGACGCAACCAGCTGAAAATACGCAACATTCGTCCTGCACAGCCCCAAGACGGAGTGCGCACATCTGACTTTTTAGAAGTGGCGCCTTTATCTCAAGAAGAAATGGTCGAACATATTACAAAGAGTATATTTGAAATGAAAAATTCGAATGTCCAGCGCATTACTCGCCATTTGTTTAAAAAATATCAAACGGAATTTCTAGAATATCCGGCAGCAACTAAAAATCACCATGAGTTTGTATCGGGACTTGCTTACCATGTGGTGTCTATGTTAAAGCTGGCTGAGTCATTTTCAACCCTTTATCCAAGCTTAAACCGCGATTTGCTTTATGCTGGAGTTATTCTTCATGACCTTGGCAAAGTATTTGAACTTTCAGGTCCTGTTTCGACGATATACACAGTCGAAGGGAACCTGCTTGGCCATATTTCAATTATGGTGAATGAAATTGGAAAAGCGGCAGAAGAATTAGCGATTGAAGGAGAAGAGGTTATGCTTCTTCAGCATCTTGTATTATCGCACCACGGTAAGGAAGAGTGGGGAAGTCCGAAAAAGCCGTTAATTAAAGAGGCTGAGATGCTTCATTTGATTGACAATGTAGACGCTAAAATGAATATGCTGGACCGAGCATTAACAAAAGTGAAGCCCGGTGAGTTTACAGAGCGTATTTTTGCACTTGATAATCGCTCATTTTATAAACCAACGATTGATTAA
- a CDS encoding tryptophan transporter → MNTKVLVSLALLVGIGAVLHTVVPPILFGMKPDMMLTMMFLAILLFPSIKNVALVSLTTAVISALTTSFPGGQIANLIDKPITAFVFFALFMLVKKATGIKTPVAAALTAVGTLVSGTVFLSAAALIVGLPGGNSVMALVTAVVLPATVVNTIVMVVIYPIVQSVLKRTSIKAKLS, encoded by the coding sequence ATGAATACAAAGGTTTTAGTTTCTTTAGCGTTATTAGTCGGAATTGGAGCGGTTCTCCACACGGTGGTACCTCCTATTTTATTTGGAATGAAGCCAGATATGATGTTAACAATGATGTTTTTAGCAATCCTGTTGTTTCCTAGCATAAAAAATGTTGCATTGGTTAGCTTAACCACAGCGGTTATTTCTGCTTTAACAACAAGCTTTCCTGGCGGACAAATTGCAAACTTGATTGATAAACCAATTACAGCATTTGTTTTCTTTGCATTATTTATGCTTGTGAAAAAAGCAACAGGCATTAAAACACCAGTTGCCGCTGCTTTAACAGCTGTTGGCACACTCGTATCAGGAACCGTATTCTTGTCTGCTGCCGCGCTAATCGTCGGCTTACCGGGCGGAAACAGCGTCATGGCGCTTGTTACTGCGGTTGTATTACCTGCAACAGTAGTGAACACAATCGTTATGGTCGTTATTTATCCAATTGTTCAATCCGTTCTAAAACGCACAAGCATCAAAGCAAAATTATCGTAA
- a CDS encoding GNAT family N-acetyltransferase, producing the protein MTWCIKSFQELTNDELYEILQVRTAIFVVEQKCAYLEVDGKDKLAYHLFKKENEKIIAYLRVLPKGISYQEASLGRIIVKQAQRGTGLGRELVARGIDFLENELHEKTIKIQAQSRLQTFYESFGFRPVSDIYSDEGLPHVDMLKTP; encoded by the coding sequence ATGACTTGGTGCATAAAATCATTTCAAGAGCTGACAAACGATGAGCTTTATGAAATTCTACAGGTTCGCACCGCTATTTTTGTTGTTGAACAGAAGTGTGCTTACTTAGAAGTAGATGGAAAAGACAAACTTGCTTATCACTTGTTCAAAAAAGAGAATGAGAAAATTATCGCATACCTTAGAGTTTTACCAAAAGGAATTAGCTACCAGGAAGCTTCTCTTGGGCGCATTATTGTAAAACAAGCACAGCGCGGTACGGGTCTCGGAAGAGAACTAGTAGCAAGAGGAATTGATTTTTTAGAGAATGAGTTGCACGAGAAGACAATTAAAATTCAAGCTCAAAGCAGACTTCAAACATTTTATGAATCGTTTGGTTTTAGACCTGTTTCCGATATTTATTCAGATGAAGGGCTTCCCCACGTAGATATGCTAAAGACACCTTAG
- a CDS encoding sporulation YhaL family protein, translated as MVTLPIWIYLVVAGIFFSGFMAIRAAQHDKQVDDSFIEKEGQVFIERMQVEKERRNSDSI; from the coding sequence ATGGTGACACTACCAATTTGGATTTATTTAGTTGTAGCAGGCATTTTCTTTAGTGGATTTATGGCGATTCGTGCTGCACAACATGATAAGCAAGTGGATGATTCGTTTATTGAAAAAGAGGGACAAGTCTTCATCGAAAGAATGCAAGTGGAAAAAGAAAGACGCAACAGCGATTCCATCTGA
- a CDS encoding ABC transporter permease, translated as MSKIDALWKQRFQQYLVDVRRYTKYILNDHIKLVLIFAIGGLAYYYQQWLSTLTPAFPSAVVIAILMGLILTMGQIQTFLKRPDLVFLLPLETKLQPYFKKSFWFTFTIQLYILLFTTGAAAPLHVKVMHDSYSNVFVFFLLLLILKVVNLGMSWWAVWFEEKWAKWTDYIVRFFLNAVFTYFLFSHAYVLFTGVVAVIMIALAIYYRSLTKRKPIKWEKLIDLEEKRMGYFYRLANLFTDVPQVKERIKRRRYLDWLVARIPFHQSATYHYLYTRTFLRSGDYLSLLVRLTVIGGFLIVAAPFQYGNIVVVLFVIYMTGFQLLPLWKQHKQILWLSLYPVEAKERKKAFLDVWKKALYVQILVLAIAVAFSNIVAALLSVAAGAVFIHLFVHAYVNKKLT; from the coding sequence ATGAGTAAGATTGATGCATTATGGAAGCAACGGTTTCAGCAGTATTTAGTGGATGTAAGAAGATATACAAAATATATCTTAAATGACCACATTAAATTAGTGTTAATTTTTGCGATTGGCGGTTTGGCCTACTATTATCAACAGTGGTTGAGTACATTAACACCTGCGTTTCCTTCGGCTGTAGTGATTGCGATACTTATGGGATTGATTTTAACCATGGGTCAAATTCAAACGTTTTTAAAACGACCTGATTTAGTCTTTTTACTCCCTTTAGAGACGAAGCTGCAGCCTTATTTTAAAAAATCTTTTTGGTTTACCTTTACGATTCAGCTTTATATTTTATTATTTACAACTGGTGCAGCAGCACCTCTTCACGTAAAGGTAATGCATGATTCTTACTCAAACGTTTTTGTGTTTTTTCTGCTATTACTCATCTTGAAAGTTGTAAACTTAGGCATGTCTTGGTGGGCTGTATGGTTTGAAGAAAAGTGGGCGAAGTGGACAGATTATATCGTCAGGTTTTTCTTGAACGCAGTTTTTACGTACTTCTTATTTTCCCATGCATACGTATTGTTTACAGGAGTCGTAGCGGTGATTATGATTGCGCTAGCTATTTATTATCGCTCCCTTACAAAAAGAAAGCCGATCAAATGGGAAAAGCTAATTGACTTAGAAGAAAAGCGTATGGGCTATTTTTATCGATTAGCTAATTTATTTACGGACGTTCCTCAGGTGAAAGAGCGAATCAAACGCCGTAGATATTTAGATTGGCTAGTAGCACGTATTCCATTTCATCAAAGTGCCACTTACCATTACTTATACACCAGAACATTTTTACGATCAGGAGATTATTTAAGTTTGCTCGTTCGCTTAACTGTCATTGGCGGATTTTTAATTGTAGCTGCGCCGTTTCAATACGGCAATATAGTGGTTGTTTTATTTGTTATATACATGACGGGTTTTCAATTACTCCCGCTTTGGAAGCAGCACAAACAGATTTTATGGCTTTCTCTTTATCCAGTTGAAGCTAAAGAACGGAAAAAGGCATTTTTGGACGTATGGAAAAAAGCGCTGTATGTACAAATTCTTGTGCTCGCCATAGCGGTGGCTTTTTCTAATATAGTTGCTGCACTGCTTTCTGTGGCAGCAGGTGCTGTATTTATTCACTTATTTGTACATGCATATGTAAATAAAAAATTAACGTAA
- a CDS encoding DUF1878 family protein codes for METLESRVSRLEYYIKLLSGTSEQEAKPFIDLVVRNQLTKKEVEEILILCEDTKNEYIEQKAEGLTDFVPLLTQFVGMLNYKLTPRETVESLRYQPSYQDVMNEFFEIIQWIRD; via the coding sequence ATGGAAACTTTAGAATCTCGAGTATCACGTTTAGAATATTACATAAAACTGTTATCTGGGACATCTGAACAAGAAGCTAAACCATTTATTGATTTAGTGGTAAGAAATCAGCTTACAAAGAAGGAAGTAGAGGAAATTTTAATTCTGTGTGAAGATACAAAAAACGAATATATTGAGCAAAAAGCGGAAGGTCTAACAGACTTTGTTCCGCTTCTTACACAATTTGTTGGCATGCTGAATTATAAATTAACTCCCAGAGAGACGGTCGAATCGCTTCGTTATCAACCTTCTTATCAAGATGTGATGAATGAATTTTTTGAAATTATTCAATGGATAAGGGACTAA
- a CDS encoding peptidylprolyl isomerase, with protein sequence MKKSLVALTTAASLVALSACSGGNDASNANDSSKVIVETKAGNITQGDLYKQMKDTIGQDQFNTLVRSVTEEKVLSKKYKVTDKELDQQLNILREQYGDQVDSVIKQKGEKEVKDMLKVDILREKAATAGIKVSDKELKKAYDEYKAQKPQIRASHILVKDEKTANEVEAKIKKGEDFASLAKEYSTDQQSAANGGDLGYFGEGQMVKEFEEAAYKLKKGEVSKPIKTEYGYHIIKLVDKKKVESFEKKKPELEQQIKRSKVDQAEANKKIQKELDKAKVKPKDKDVKPIFEEGATDSQSGVETPQQ encoded by the coding sequence ATGAAAAAAAGCTTAGTTGCACTAACAACGGCAGCCAGCCTCGTTGCTTTATCAGCATGCAGTGGGGGAAATGATGCTTCAAATGCAAACGATTCTTCAAAAGTAATTGTAGAAACAAAAGCAGGCAATATCACTCAAGGTGATTTGTATAAGCAAATGAAAGATACAATCGGACAAGACCAATTTAATACACTCGTACGAAGCGTTACCGAAGAAAAAGTATTGAGTAAAAAATATAAAGTAACGGATAAAGAGCTTGATCAGCAGCTGAACATTCTAAGAGAACAATACGGTGATCAGGTGGATTCAGTTATTAAGCAAAAAGGCGAAAAAGAAGTCAAAGATATGCTAAAAGTTGATATTCTCCGTGAAAAAGCTGCTACGGCAGGCATTAAGGTATCGGACAAAGAGCTGAAAAAAGCTTATGATGAATATAAAGCTCAAAAACCTCAAATTCGCGCAAGTCATATTTTAGTAAAAGACGAAAAAACAGCAAACGAAGTAGAAGCGAAAATCAAAAAAGGCGAGGACTTTGCTAGTCTAGCAAAAGAATATTCAACGGATCAGCAGTCTGCAGCTAACGGCGGCGATTTAGGCTACTTCGGTGAAGGCCAAATGGTTAAAGAATTTGAAGAAGCGGCTTACAAGCTGAAAAAAGGTGAAGTAAGTAAACCAATCAAAACAGAGTACGGCTACCATATCATCAAACTAGTGGATAAAAAGAAAGTAGAATCGTTTGAGAAAAAGAAACCCGAACTTGAGCAGCAAATCAAACGTTCAAAAGTAGATCAAGCAGAAGCGAACAAGAAGATTCAAAAAGAGCTTGATAAAGCAAAAGTGAAACCAAAAGATAAGGATGTAAAACCAATTTTCGAAGAAGGTGCGACAGATAGTCAATCTGGCGTAGAAACTCCTCAGCAGTAA
- a CDS encoding YtxH domain-containing protein yields the protein MSRMKKLAAGAAIGSTVAAITTLLVTPYSGRELKQRVSSRKDRVNASQQELSTKIKAVSQQVQMTAREGNTIVKNIASDLSTTLGQFKEEIVPHKESLQHHLKEIQNSLSNLEEHVQTTKNPNEKIDKKEG from the coding sequence ATGAGCAGAATGAAAAAACTAGCAGCTGGAGCAGCAATCGGAAGCACCGTAGCCGCTATTACAACGCTTCTTGTTACTCCATATTCAGGACGAGAACTTAAACAGCGTGTCAGCTCTCGAAAAGACCGAGTTAACGCTTCACAACAAGAGCTCTCAACAAAAATAAAAGCTGTTTCTCAACAAGTACAAATGACCGCCAGAGAAGGAAATACTATAGTGAAAAATATCGCAAGTGACCTTTCTACTACCCTTGGTCAGTTTAAAGAAGAAATTGTCCCTCATAAGGAATCCCTTCAGCATCATTTGAAAGAAATCCAAAATTCTTTGTCAAACCTAGAGGAACATGTACAGACAACTAAAAATCCCAATGAAAAAATTGACAAAAAAGAAGGTTAA
- a CDS encoding YjcZ family sporulation protein codes for MSGGGYGGGFALLVVLFILLVIVGCACYH; via the coding sequence ATGAGCGGAGGCGGATATGGAGGCGGTTTTGCACTATTAGTTGTACTGTTTATCTTATTAGTCATTGTTGGTTGTGCATGTTACCACTAG
- a CDS encoding acyltransferase family protein: MSAKEKKNRYIYSLDGLRAFAVMSVIAYHLGFGWASGGFLGVDVFFVLSGYLITSILLVQSWENPLKNLKHFWISRTRRLLPAVYVMVVLTAAWVILFNRPLLTTLRGDALSSIFYMSNWWFIFHKVSYFDSFGSPSPLKNLWSLAIEEQFYIVWPLVLLLGLKFIKKKGILSLFILAGVMASAILMSFLYEPGGDPSRIYYGTDTRLFALLIGCLLAFAWPMYRLSSKNLPAVGKQVLNAVSMVSFFVFILCVWSVDEYTHASFLYQGGMLLICLNAAVLVATISHPSSFLGKALSFKPLRWLGTRSYGIYLWHYPVIVLTTPVSEIGRPVYWHALLQVGLTFIIAELSYRYIEVPIRTRGFRYYFRHYHPRELFKWRNLSRSRQAVLGSLIFFLALFTADMTSFAISTQQKDETKAKETEVKIQTNHKENASTSVKDKNKAADKKAENAEKSSGEEKSDAKEKQQPNSYRDVLAIGDSVMLDIAPNLKEMPLSITIDGKVGRQLNEALQLTPSYQAFNNPNSAVIIELGTNGYFTNEELEQLLKAFSHADVYLVNTRVPRSWESTVNKNLKAASEKFDHVTLVDWHSEASKHPEYFTSDGVHLVPEGSRALTKLIEERMNLEVKAESRS; the protein is encoded by the coding sequence ATGAGTGCAAAGGAAAAGAAAAATAGGTATATATATAGTTTGGATGGACTTCGAGCTTTCGCTGTTATGTCTGTCATTGCATATCACTTAGGATTTGGATGGGCATCTGGAGGGTTTTTAGGAGTTGATGTTTTCTTTGTATTATCAGGGTATTTAATTACCTCGATTTTACTGGTGCAATCTTGGGAAAATCCTTTGAAAAATTTGAAGCATTTTTGGATTAGCCGAACGAGAAGACTTCTTCCAGCTGTGTATGTGATGGTAGTATTAACTGCAGCTTGGGTTATTTTATTTAACCGGCCGTTGTTAACAACGCTACGAGGCGATGCATTATCGTCTATTTTTTATATGAGTAACTGGTGGTTTATTTTTCATAAAGTTTCATATTTTGATAGTTTTGGGTCACCGTCACCATTAAAGAACTTATGGTCACTGGCTATTGAAGAGCAGTTTTATATTGTGTGGCCACTTGTTTTATTATTGGGTTTAAAATTTATCAAAAAGAAAGGAATTCTTTCTCTATTCATTTTAGCTGGAGTAATGGCCTCAGCTATTCTAATGTCTTTTTTATATGAGCCAGGAGGAGATCCTAGCCGCATTTATTATGGAACCGACACTCGGCTATTTGCCCTTTTAATCGGCTGTTTACTTGCATTTGCCTGGCCGATGTATCGTTTATCATCGAAAAATCTTCCAGCCGTAGGCAAGCAAGTATTAAACGCGGTAAGTATGGTGAGTTTCTTTGTATTTATTCTCTGCGTATGGAGCGTTGATGAGTATACTCATGCATCTTTTCTTTATCAAGGTGGAATGCTGCTGATTTGTTTAAACGCTGCTGTACTGGTTGCAACGATTAGTCATCCTAGTAGTTTTTTAGGAAAAGCTCTGTCGTTTAAACCGCTTCGCTGGCTTGGTACTAGATCATATGGCATCTATTTGTGGCATTATCCGGTTATTGTTCTTACAACACCTGTATCCGAGATTGGCCGCCCGGTCTATTGGCATGCGCTGCTACAAGTAGGCCTTACATTTATCATTGCTGAACTTTCTTACCGTTACATTGAAGTGCCTATCCGCACACGCGGCTTTCGCTATTATTTCAGGCACTACCATCCGAGAGAGCTTTTTAAATGGCGTAATCTCTCTCGTTCGAGACAAGCGGTTTTGGGCAGTCTCATTTTCTTTTTGGCGCTGTTTACAGCAGATATGACAAGCTTTGCTATTAGTACGCAGCAAAAGGATGAAACGAAAGCGAAAGAGACAGAGGTTAAAATTCAAACGAATCATAAAGAAAATGCTTCAACTTCTGTCAAAGACAAGAACAAAGCGGCTGATAAAAAAGCAGAGAACGCGGAAAAGAGTTCCGGGGAAGAAAAATCTGATGCCAAAGAAAAACAGCAGCCGAATTCTTACAGAGATGTTCTTGCGATTGGAGACTCGGTCATGCTGGATATTGCTCCTAATCTTAAAGAGATGCCGCTTAGTATTACGATTGACGGAAAAGTAGGAAGGCAGCTCAATGAAGCACTGCAGCTAACTCCTAGCTATCAAGCATTTAATAATCCGAACAGCGCAGTGATTATTGAGTTAGGAACAAATGGCTATTTTACAAATGAAGAACTGGAACAACTGTTAAAAGCTTTTTCACACGCGGACGTTTACTTAGTGAATACGCGCGTTCCTCGTTCCTGGGAAAGCACCGTGAACAAGAATTTGAAAGCTGCTTCTGAAAAGTTTGATCATGTCACGCTCGTAGATTGGCACTCAGAGGCTTCTAAGCACCCTGAATACTTTACATCAGATGGTGTCCACTTGGTACCTGAAGGATCAAGAGCATTAACAAAATTGATTGAAGAACGTATGAATTTAGAAGTTAAGGCGGAAAGTCGTTCATAA